The Topomyia yanbarensis strain Yona2022 chromosome 3, ASM3024719v1, whole genome shotgun sequence nucleotide sequence ctaaacgtgttttaaaatcagcaacaaatagaacggcgtcgcataagttttgaattttaaaacaaaactgtttgaaattataaaacaaaacgctctgctggggttgtgaatgtttcagttccagttctactttaaaACTCCTATAGGAGTTGTATATATGCAAAATAAAACGcttctgaacatgcccttatggGTTGCGCGGCTCAGTATAGgagaaaaaattcaatggcGCTAGTTCGAAGTTACGATTCTttactgcaaccagaataccaTCGGATCAATATCAAAAACATGCACCAATAATTTTAAGCGCAGCAAAATTTGCAAGCGCGTttttactagaaaaactctagaaagagaactgcggagactccattttgggtcgattggattcgcgtttagctgtcaaaaaacgaatccaatcgaacattgcctatccttataacattggacgtgttgccatacaatgccggggcatacgttgccaaaaatgctgtttttttctccgcagttctcttactatgagtttttctagtttttacACGAAATAATGTGCAAAGCATTTTATTCGGACAGGCCCTTTAAAATTTTGCTCGCTAGACGTCTTAGTAAGACGTCATCGAATATTATTTTCACTGGGTACGTATCTGTCACCAATACGTGATGTTTTCCGCACGTTGAACACACTGCGTTTCACGTTTTCTGAATGCTGATGATCTCGGTGTGACAGATACAGATCGACTAGTCCCGAAGGTTGCCGAACAGTCTAGAATCATTCCGCAGCGCAGTCTGAAGGTATTAAGGTAGTTTGTTCTGCCAGACAAATAGGAAATTCACGAGAGTAGTTAACagtaatataaaatataaaaagggATATTCGATACGTACAACAGTTACTCGAAAAGTATAAACTTTTGTCAATTTATTACGTGTGGTTCTGTATCCATAAGAGTAGCAAACAAACTAGACAACTGGTGAGACGGACTAACCTCAAATCAATAAAGGGTTAACTTGAAGGTATACTATTGCAGAGAATGGCCAAGTGGGGCGAAGGAGATCCTCGTTGGATTGTGGAGGAACGGCCGGATGCAACGAATGTAAACAACTGGCACTGGACGGAGAAAAATGCTACCCCGTGGTCTAAGGATAAGCTAACTGCCTTGCTTCAAGGCTACGTCATCAGAGGCTCTGGCCAAGAGTGTAAAATCGTTGAAATCGAAAAGTTGGACGGGGAAGCAACGGCCAACAATCGGAAAGGAAAGTTAATCTTTTTCTACGAATGGAACATTGTTCTTAAATGGAAAGGAACGATCGATGATGAGGATGTTACTGGGAAGGTCACCATTCCGAATCTCTCGGAGGAAAATGATATCGACGAGATTGAACTGACGGTCACAGTGGACGCTTCGAATAACGCTTCGGAGAAGCTGAAAGTTTTTATGTATAATATTGGACGTGACAAGCTTCGGAAACAGCTAGAAGCGTATGTTGAAACGTTAAAGCAAGACTTTGCCAAAGGACTTATTTTGCCGAAAAAAGGCGAGGAAAACGGAAACCCGCCTGTGAAGCCTGATAAGGAAATTGTGTTTGCGAGCGGTTTCAATAAACAGAAAATTGAGCTACAGACTGTGATTAGTGATGATAAAAAAGTCGGCTGCCAGCTGGACGTAAAAACGTTGGAAACCGTGGAACGTTTTCAATGCCGGGCTAACGAGCTTTACGACGCTCTTACCCGAACAGATATGGTGACTGCGTTTACTCGAGGCCATGTCAAGTTGGATCTCTTTAAAGGCGGAGAGTATGTGTagcagaaaaaaatcattagttaTAGCTATTTTTaatggtttttttcattttctagaTTCGTCTATTTCGGAGGAAATGTCAGTGGCGCATTTGACGAAATCGTCCCCAATGAGAAGATCACACAGACATGGCGACTGAAACAGTGGCCTTCCGGGCATTTTTCAAATGTTGTGATGGAACTAAAACAAATGGTGAGTCTAAATGTACAAAACCGTTCCCAGTGTAGTTTCAAAAACTTCTTTCAATTCTAGGAGGATCACACGGAACTGAAATTAACGCAAACGCTTATTCCTGCGGCCGAGTTCGAAGCAACCAAAGCCAACTGGAGCCGCTACTACTGGGACAGTATTCGGTCGGCGTTCGGGTTCGGAACGTTTTTGTGTTAACGAATCACCTCGAAGGACCGCGGGTTGCGACCGTGACATTTTTCATACTTTATGTGCATCTTCTGTAAAGTCGAAAAATAGAACAAACAACCGGAATAAGCATAAAAATATCGATAGATTCATGAAAGTAATGTTTCTTTTGATGAGTGATATCGGGAAATGATCAGATGTTATTAGAATTGGTAATAGCCCATCGGATATAGTTCTCAGTGTATAACAACAATTGATCAACAATTCtcgcgtttttttttctgtaaacGACCAATAAGACTTTGACAGTTGCAATTTGAAAGCGAATTGCAAACGAAATCTTACACGCCGAGTAGATGTTAACGATTAACAAAGGAAAAGTGTTGTGCTTCGTTTGCTGCTGTGAATTTCCCGTCAAAGGGCAATGGGCCAAAGTTTTATTGgcgcttttaaaaaaatgcaccaATTATACTTTCTGtttttgtcaatattttgttTAGTTTAATTCCAATCCtttacgcaaaaaaaaaatctacacaTGAAATCAGTAGTTCTTTGCAAAGTTAATATTTATTTAGAATAACACGTTGAAAGCTAAGGAAAAGTGGCTCCAAACACGCTGCTATTGCAAGTTTGCTGTAGAAATGTGTATGATCGAAATACATCAAATTATCCTGTACACAATAATGTTATTTATCCATCGGAAAGAAACTGTCTATTGCCGAGAtctatattctgattcctgggccaatatattctgattcctgggccctattctcacagtcacgtcacttagtgactagaagaaaaattccttctagtcactaggtgacgtaaCTTTGAGAATAGGGCCCTCTATTCAATCCCATCCGTATTCTTTCTGTCTAGTTTCTGCGGCTTTAGGCTTGGGTATGGGGTCGTGTGGTTCTCACCTCAGAACGATCAAAgctgtacagtcgtgattcgctggttggtcattttttaactgggccgctttttagttggaccaaatttactttgacgacCTATCTATCAATcatttacactactaacgtcttctttcgagttttttttgacatctgtcggtccaactagcgaatcaaaatCGTTAGCTGGAATGCCAAAGAGTCATTAAAGGGCACGATGTTTTGACAGGGCTAAATTTCGATAATCTTTCCGCAAAGGTAGTCAACTGAAAATCATGAGAACCAAAGTAATCAAAGAGGAAGGTCTTCAACTTTTCTGGAGTTTAGACGATGCGGCATTAAGCATTGTCTCGAAGCAAAAATTCAGGTCGAATTATGGTTTCGGGATCATTAATGTTCTAAAGCGCAAAGTTTCAAAACAATAACGATTTGTAACGTATGCAGCTATAGTTTAAGCCATATTGTAGGATATAAGTTCGATGCCAATTGTTTCCCACACTAAAGCACAAAGGTTACTACAAATATCTCTACGAGGGTGTTCTCAATATTCCttggggtgttgatatatccgctgcttgaataaatatttaagatccctccgggggttggacgTTTTATTTCTGCTATTGTAGCAACAGCAGATCGTTTAATTGTTGTGTCGTGATTTTCCTTACctctaaccttaccacttcccaatCCTTCCGATcaagggaaatgatgaaaaaaacagatcatggcaaggcacaaatctccgatcaacacgaagaacgtgccatttgagccagttgcTACTGATTCCTTGTTCCTGATGCTTCtatcatttggtcggtgttaagtcagaccggactaagtgacaaaatattgatttcgagaaaaacgagtttaaagtttgaatcgcagcatcctttacataatgattggaaattaatttttgccataattcttgtttattattACATatatcaaatctggcaaaagtcgaatgcagctgacgaaattctttatccagtgctatcattatctcattttttgatctttcgcgacttagtccggtctgacttaacaccgaccatttgttcATGGTGAGGAAAAGCTCACCTTATTGGAATAaaaaaactcagtttgtttacatttgcttGTTATGACGTTTTGAATGAAATCTCTAGAATTGTGGTATTCTGCCGAAAACAAGAAAAAGACGGTAGTGGCGACAAGTCTTTTATGAAGGACTACAGCGTCCACAATGTTGAGGTCGACGGTTTGTGGTAATCGATTCGATTTTTCACAAATCTTGGATTAGGAAGTGTGACTCTGATGATCCCCGATTTACTGCTCCTAAAAACTGTTGGCAGATGAGATTCCTTGCCAGGCCAGGTCCTTCGAGAGGCGTGGCGGGCCCCGGGACTTAAAATACTGACGGGCCCTCCTAtagataactttttatttgaataTCCATTAAGATAATAAATTGTACGGTTTTGGTTTTCACATCAAACCATACAAATCGTTTGTTAgatactaataaataaaaagaaataaacaaataaagagTGTGTAGATAATCATTGCGATGGCTTAAAACTTGCGTAACTTTTCTCATACTTCACCGAAAATTGACAAAGATGTGCCCAGTTTctctttagagtgtattgtttatatCCGATAAGtttggcgcgttccgtgggcgactTGGGGCGGCAAATTGTAGCATTTGAAAtagctggcaaattgaagggcaattagcgcatccgattTGGCAAATAgtcccccgttagccagcaacttgccctttttgaccgGGTTACACTGTAGCAGTTGTCAGTGAGTGAGATTCCAAATATCCGCTGGGTAGTAGGTATGATAtttgcttaggaacttggcgagttccccggaggcatcatgaaccgtcataggtgggcaatgtggtcaaagctgctttgatttatcaatagtgatccagacccgtaaactagagtaatgttgaacccattttaatatgttttacgtcatttggatatcatggttgtaccagtttatatgggaatttgctgtgtgaccgcactattcaacccgtaactccggaagcgaattctctaccgatttttaacaaacttgatttcaaatgaacgatacagtaatgccattgactgctgctgaattttattcggttctgactcttggttccggagttacaggtcggttagtaaggttacactgcacttggtcccaaagctgtatttaggaagacaaaactgttttcaccaaaaccgttggttttagatatatagtatcttcggcaaactttcttagaacttacttaccgatttttttatattagttgtgTTCGGACTGAAATCGAACTCAATTTTTGTAGCAGCCTCGTCGTGCAGCTCAAActgcaaatttattttgaattaGAGTTCACATCATAATAATTAATCAACGGTATAAACTTACAAGAAGTAGCTCACTCAATTCTCGTACACACCGTTTGCTGACTTCTATACTAGATTTAGGTTTTCTTCTAGAAATTTTGGGTTAGTTCTCGATGCTGGCAAAATGTAGTTGGTAAGTATCattatataattttaatttctatTTACTTACAGGTAACCTCAATATATTCCACCACCTAAGCTTTTATCCGAAATACTGAATGTTTAGTACATTAAATATAATCAAATGTTCGTTTGGCTAGCTAAACTGCACCTAGCACATTTGTTATTATGGTTCTTGCTCCTATCTAATTATCAACAACTTGCGCATCAACTGTCAACTCGCATTGACCGGGGGAAACACCACTTGCATTCTCGGGCTGCCCAGCGGTGGTAACATACCTCTGCCCGTAACATCCGGTATTGTCCTCAGCATTTCCGGAGTTACCACTTTGAATTTCGAGAACCGCAAGATTTGCCACGGCCCGCCTGTAGACTCCACCCGAGGTCCTCACCATAGCCTGCCTGATCTTCCCATCGGATCCTTTCAATACGTTTTCCACAATACCTCTAATCCATTGTTTACGATTCTTTCCATCAACCACAAACACCAGATCGCCAGTTTGCAACGGTCGTTGCTCTTCAAACCATTTTGAACGTTGATTAATTGTCGGTAGATATTCTTTGTACCATCTTTCCCACATACGGTCTGCTAAGTACTGGGAGCGTTTATAAACGTCTCTTAGGGCATCCGCGAAGTCCACCGAGTCATCAATTTCCAGGTCTGCGCTTGTCACCGAACCTCGCAGGAAATGATTCGGAGTAAGTGATTCCGCTTCTGCCGACTCTTGTGGAACGTATGTTAGCGGGCGAGTATTTATCATATCCTCCGCTTCCGCTAGTGCTGTCGTCAGGATTTCATCCGTCAGCGACCTTCCGTAGTTCAATCCGGTCATTGCCTCCTTGACCGATCTCACCATCCTCTCCCAGATTCCACCCATATGAGGAGCACCAGGAGGGTTGAAGTGCCAGGTCGTCGTGGAACTTGATATTTTTTCTGCACATCTGCTTCCGATTAGTTTCTTTATCCTTTGCATCTCACTATCAGCTCCCTTGAAACATGTCGCATTGTCTGAAAATATCTCGTCCGGCATACCACGTTTACAAGCAAATCTCCTGATGGCCATCAAACAAGACTGCGTTGTGAGACTGTGTATCACCTCTAAATGAACCGCTCTTACAGCTAAACAAGTGAAAACTGCCACCCATCGTTTCTCTTTCCTTCGTCCGATTGTCACCTCAACAGGTCCCAAATAATCTACTCCTACGGAGCTAAACGGGCGTAAACACGACGTTATCCTCTGTACCGGAAGTGGAGCCATTATTGGCGCATGCGAACGACATCGCTTCACTTTACACCACATGCACTCGTGCATTACTTGTAGAATAGCGGCCCGTAGATTAGGAATCCAGAATTTTTGCCTCAACTCGTTGAAAACAGTCTCACGATTAGCGTGTCCATATTTCTCGTGATAGAACTGAATCAGCTTCTTCGTTACTTCATGCTTCCGAGACAGGATGATCGGATATTTTTTATCAAAGGGAATCGTTTTAGATTTTCCCATTCTTCCGCCCATTCTTAGTACTCCTTCTTCATCTATCACAGGCGTTAGCTTATAGATACAGCTTGATTTTTTAATCTTCTCTAACGGCTGCCCTGGTTTAGCTTCCATATTTTTCATCAGCGCACTCATTTCATCGCCATAATTTTCAAACTGTATCTGTTTCCATAGAATATTTTCTGCTTTTATGAACTCTTCTTTCTGAAATGGTCGTTGTGTTGTGCGAATTTCGGACTTGATCAGTCGTCTCTGGTTCTCCGTAGCCTTTGAGGTTAGTATAGCTAGACCATCTCTCTTACGTTTACAGTTCGTTATGAAACGCAATACATTCGCGGTTACTCTTACTATTGTCATCCAACGCGAACTGGCTTGAGCATCGATCAATCCGTGGAATAAAACGACACCTCTTGCTTCTTcgtcggtatcttcaacgaacaTGTCCTGCGATGGCCATTGATCCTCATGCTGATATAAAAAGGCTTGGGCGTTGAACCATTCTCCATCACTTTCGAGTGGTGGGCCCAGACCCCATTTTGTTAATACGTCGgccaaatttaattttgacggAATCCAACGCCAGTCGGTTACCTTTGTCGACTCTAGAATCTCTCCTACTCTAAAGGCGATGAACTGTTTGTATTTATGTTGATCAGCTCGGATCCAACTGCAAACAGTTCGAGAATCTGTCCACAGAATGCAACGAGAGATTTTGAGACTGTGGGTAGCTAAAATCGTTTGTTTCATCCGAGCAGCGAGAAGTGCCGCCATTAGTTCTAAGCGTGGAATTGATTGTCGTTTTAGTGGAGCGACCTTAGAACGGGACATTGCCAGTGTACACCTAACCTTTCCATTGATGACGGCCCGCAAGTATGCTACACAGCCATATGCGTGTTCACTAGCATCGGAGAAAATGTGAACCTCCAACGAGTCGACCGAAGAGAGCATCGCATCACCGAGATAACAACGCGGAATACGAATCATGTCCACTTTAGGCAGCAGACCAATCCAACGCATCCACATTCCCCAGCAATCATCGCTAATCTGATCATCCCAATCACAACCGGATCGCCACAAATGTTGAATTATAATTTTCCCGTGAATGGTGAATTGAGATAGCAGCCCCAACGGATCGAAAAATCCCATCACGCTGCTCAGTACAATTCTTTTTGTTGGCCTCTTGTCGCCTTGAAAATATGCCTTGAGTTCTTCACGTTGTTGAGTTGAGAATGAGAACTCGTCTTGTTCTGGATCCCAGATGATACCTAGAACTCTTTCGTTATCGGTCTGTTTGTCCCGGTTGAAGTGCACTTCCTGCGTTGGTCGTTGTACTCCGAGACTTTGGAGAAATTccggagaattcgatacccaattTCTGATCTCAAAGCCCGCCTTCGAATGAACAAAACTCACTTCTTTCGCTCGATGAATAGCTTCTTCAACAGTGTCGACACTATCAAAGTAATCATCGACATAATGGCGATGGATGATCGCCTCCGCCGCCTCAGGAAACTGCGCTGCATATTCAGCagcatttttgtttttcacaAATTGCGCGGAACATGGTGAACTCGTCGACCCAAATGTGGCTACGTCCATCACGTAAATGCTTGGTGATGCCGTAGAATTCTCTCGAAAAAGGAAACGTTGAGCCTGCTTGTCTTTGGCTATTATCTTCAGCTGATGGTACATCTCGCGTAAGTCGCCTCCAAATGCAATCCTACGCTCTCGAAAACCGGTGATGACCGTCACCAATGGAACGAGCATATCCGGTCCCTTTAAAAGTTGCGAGTTAAGAGAAACCCCCTGCACTGTCGCAGCTGCATCCCAAACAAGACGGACTTTTCCAGGTTTTTTTGGGTTTAAAACGACGTTGAGGGGAAGGTACCAAGTTTTTGATGGTTCGGTACCGGAAAGTTCATCCGCAGTTGCCAGATGCGCATATCCTTTCTGCTGGTACTCCTTAATTTGCTGGCGGACGTTCATATCGAGCTCCGGATTTTTCGCCAACTGTTTCTCCAGTTGTTTCAGTCTTCGAAAGGCCATTGGGAAGCTATCTGGAAAACGCGGATCATCCGACTTCCACAACAGACCTGTTTCGAAATGCCCATTAACCCTCTTAGTAGACCGTTCGAGTATTTCTCGCGCTCTTCTCTCTTCTGCAGAGTCTTCCGACACCTTTACTACCGATTCTTCCAAAGCATATTGGCATTTTAGCAGCTCATGTATGTCTTCGTTGGTCACTTCTTGATGACAACCCAGATAATGTCCCGAAGAGCTTGCATCTGGCTTTGTCGGACCATACACCGTCCATCCCAGCTTGCACTGCACAGCAATCGGTTCTACATTCGTACCAACTTTTACATCTACAGGGGCAAACGAATGAATATTGTTTAGCCCTATTAGCATTTCTGGTCGACCATCGTAAGAGGAAATGGGTAGGTTACGCATGTGTTCGTACCTATTAGACAACTTTTGTGCATCGAGTGACTGTGGCGGTAGCATGAGTTTCTCCACTGTCCGTACTGTTTTCAGTAGCAGCTTTTCATCAGAATCTGCAGCAGAGATCCATACATTCAATCGCCGTGAACCCTTCTCGACCCTCGTAATATCAGCAGTCCACTTTATGGTAAGTTTCTCTTGAACTCCGACGACTCCCAGTCGATCTGCCAACTGCTTCTCCATCAAAGTGACAGACGCTCCTTCGTCCAAGAACGCCAGCAGAGTTATTGATCGGTCACCGTAGTGCAATTTTACCGGGATCATTCTAAACAAAACTGGGTTGTTCGTATTTATGTGCGCACTCGTTCCAAAGATTTGGGTGCAATAACGGATTGTGTTGTCCCGTGCATTCACCAACGTTGCAGCGGATTTTAAATTTACACGGTGTGCCTCCATGTTCGTTGAGGCAAACATGACACAGCTTCCATCGGTTCACGATCTCCATTCGGTCAGCGTGTTCCAAGGTTTTAAAATCTTGACAAAAACGCAAACGGTGATCCGTTCGTTGACAAGCTTTACACGGTTTTTGTGTCTTACGGTCCTTCACGTTCGAGCTTTCTGCTTCGCAGTGGTTGAACAGCACTCCTTTTTCCTTCGACCATCCTCTCGCAGACGGAACGCCATTTGACGATTTGGACCCCAGTAAAAACTCCATATTTACATTAGCTTCGCAGGCATCCGCTACGATTTCGGCGAGAAAATCGGTTAGGGTTCTCAGTGTAACTTCACCTTTGTTCCTTTTGTAGCGAACCCATTCGCGCTTGTCACCATCAGGGAGTTTATCTACAAGGTCTTGGATTAGCAACGGGTTCACCAAATGTTGCGTAAGTTCTGCCGCTTCTAAATGTTCACAAAGTTGTTCAACAGCAGTGCCGAACGGAATAAAGCTAGCCAGTTTGTTTGATTTTGGCGGTTCTAATTTCCGTACCTTTTCCAAGTGGCTTTGAAGAAGTTGTTCTGGACGACCGTATAATTGTCGAAGCTTTGCGATGACCTTTGGTACGGATTGAGGAAGAAACAATTGCCCACGAACTAAATCGAGGGCCGGGCCCTTCAGACTCTCTTGAAGTCTCACTAAATTTTCGATGTTCGAATATCCGCATGCTTCGTTGGACGCTTGGTATGTTCCATAAAATAACGGCCATTCCCCTGGCTTACCAGAAAACACAGGAAGCTTCTTAGTAATCCCGTTTCTCGCTGACATTTGCATTTTTGTTGGACCTCCTTTTCTTTGTTCCGACTTGTTGAAGATAGTACTGACCTTGTTATTTCCGACCGTCTCATAAAATTCAGAACTACCGTCTGAATTACTTATGTCTTCGAGCAAATGCTCGTCCTCATTGTCGTCCTCGTCATCTTCCACGACGGTTTTGTTGCTTAGCTTCGATATATTTTTCTCGGTCAGCTTTACAATGCCCGTTGTTGCGCTTAACCCTGAACCACCTTCCATTGGATTGCGGGTTACCTTCAGTGCATTCAACTCGTCATCTAAACTTTTCATCGCATCGTGGTAAGACTGCTGCATCGTTTTCATCCGATCTATATGCTCCTTCTTCTCTTTCAGCCTGGTTTCCTGAAAAAACCTCTGGTCTTCTTCCTCTTGAGCGCGTAGTTTCTTCTCCATCATGATCTTTTTCTGCTCCATTGCCCGCTTGAAGGCAAGTTCCTTCTCTTTCAGACGCCACTCAGTTTCCAGCTCCTGCTCTATCCGCTTCTGCTTCTCTTCCATGGCCTTTAGTTTTTGCTCTAGAGTCTGGACGTTTTGGCGGTCAGATTTGACACTGCTTTTGTCTGACTCTTCGGCGTTCTTCTTAGCACGGGTCGTTTTCTTCCCCTCTTTAGCCTTCTGGTATTCATAAGACGCTTCCTGACAGGCGGCTTCCAGGCAAAACCACTTTCTCTCCTTTCTAATGGCAGCAGTTACTCCGACGCATCGGAAATGGTGCCAACTGTTGCACGTCTCGCAGGCAATCATTTCCTCATTTACAGTAGATATTTGCCCGCAAGTTGTGCAAGGAGTTTGCGTAAAATCCAGAATAGGCTCAGCCATCGTGTTTTGTAGATGAGGTTCAATCCGAAATCCTTAACTTCTTTTTGAGAAATTGTTCGGACTGAAATCGAACTCAATTTTTGTAGCAGCCTCGTCGTGCAGCTCAAActgcaaatttattttgaattaGAGTTCACATCATAATAATTAATCAACGGTATAAACTTACAAGAAGTAGCTCACTCAATTCTCGTACACACCGTTTGCTGACTTCTATACTAGAT carries:
- the LOC131687111 gene encoding uncharacterized protein LOC131687111; this encodes MIPVKLHYGDRSITLLAFLDEGASVTLMEKQLADRLGVVGVQEKLTIKWTADITRVEKGSRRLNVWISAADSDEKLLLKTVRTVEKLMLPPQSLDAQKLSNRYEHMRNLPISSYDGRPEMLIGLNNIHSFAPVDVKVGTNVEPIAVQCKLGWTVYGPTKPDASSSGHYLGCHQEVTNEDIHELLKCQYALEESVVKVSEDSAEERRAREILERSTKRVNGHFETGLLWKSDDPRFPDSFPMAFRRLKQLEKQLAKNPELDMNVRQQIKEYQQKGYAHLATADELSGTEPSKTWYLPLNVVLNPKKPGKVRLVWDAAATVQGVSLNSQLLKGPDMLVPLVTVITGFRERRIAFGGDLREMYHQLKIIAKDKQAQRFLFRENSTASPSIYVMDVATFGSTSSPCSAQFVKNKNAAEYAAQFPEAAEAIIHRHYVDDYFDSVDTVEEAIHRAKEVSFVHSKAGFEIRNWVSNSPEFLQSLGVQRPTQEVHFNRDKQTDNERVLGIIWDPEQDEFSFSTQQREELKAYFQGDKRPTKRIVLSSVMGFFDPLGLLSQFTIHGKIIIQHLWRSGCDWDDQISDDCWGMWMRWIGLLPKVDMIRIPRCYLGDAMLSSVDSLEVHIFSDASEHAYGCVAYLRAVINGKVRCTLAMSRSKVAPLKRQSIPRLELMAALLAARMKQTILATHSLKISRCILWTDSRTVCSWIRADQHKYKQFIAFRVGEILESTKVTDWRWIPSKLNLADVLTKWGLGPPLESDGEWFNAQAFLYQHEDQWPSQDMFVEDTDEEARGVVLFHGLIDAQASSRWMTIVRVTANVLRFITNCKRKRDGLAILTSKATENQRRLIKSEIRTTQRPFQKEEFIKAENILWKQIQFENYGDEMSALMKNMEAKPGQPLEKIKKSSCIYKLTPVIDEEGVLRMGGRMGKSKTIPFDKKYPIILSRKHEVTKKLIQFYHEKYGHANRETVFNELRQKFWIPNLRAAILQVMHECMWCKVKRCRSHAPIMAPLPVQRITSCLRPFSSVGVDYLGPVEVTIGRRKEKRWVAVFTCLAVRAVHLEVIHSLTTQSCLMAIRRFACKRGMPDEIFSDNATCFKGADSEMQRIKKLIGSRCAEKISSSTTTWHFNPPGAPHMGGIWERMVRSVKEAMTGLNYGRSLTDEILTTALAEAEDMINTRPLTYVPQESAEAESLTPNHFLRGSVTSADLEIDDSVDFADALRDVYKRSQYLADRMWERWYKEYLPTINQRSKWFEEQRPLQTGDLVFVVDGKNRKQWIRGIVENVLKGSDGKIRQAMVRTSGGVYRRAVANLAVLEIQSGNSGNAEDNTGCYGQRYVTTAGQPENASGVSPGQCELTVDAQVVDN
- the LOC131691365 gene encoding activator of 90 kDa heat shock protein ATPase homolog 1, which produces MAKWGEGDPRWIVEERPDATNVNNWHWTEKNATPWSKDKLTALLQGYVIRGSGQECKIVEIEKLDGEATANNRKGKLIFFYEWNIVLKWKGTIDDEDVTGKVTIPNLSEENDIDEIELTVTVDASNNASEKLKVFMYNIGRDKLRKQLEAYVETLKQDFAKGLILPKKGEENGNPPVKPDKEIVFASGFNKQKIELQTVISDDKKVGCQLDVKTLETVERFQCRANELYDALTRTDMVTAFTRGHVKLDLFKGGEFVYFGGNVSGAFDEIVPNEKITQTWRLKQWPSGHFSNVVMELKQMEDHTELKLTQTLIPAAEFEATKANWSRYYWDSIRSAFGFGTFLC